The window CTAGCAATTGCGCACGTTTAGTGATGGGAATTCCGCTTTCGCGAAAGCGAACCATCTCACCAAATCCTTGCGGCACAGCGGGTGTATAAACCACCTGAGCGGTGTCTGGATTCTTAAATTCTGCTGGAATAACCTCGTAATTGTCATCGTAATGAATAGTAATCCCTTCTGTTTCCAGCTTTTTAGACAAGGATGTAATCACGCGATCGTAGCCTGAAACGGTTTTACCCTGGGCATGCAAATATCTTGCTAGCGCACTCATACCTATACCGCCGATGCCGACGAAATAAAAATGGGTTATGTCTTTCAAATCACGCATGTAGCAGTTGTTCTATATGATTTACAATGTCAATTGTTGCTTTAGGTTTAGCGAGTTTCGAAATGTTTGCTGACAATTTTTCTCGCAAAGGCTGGTCTGAAATAAGTTGTTTCCAGATGACTGGGAAATTATCTTCCAATTCTTGCTCACGTATCATTAATGCCGCATCCTCGTCCTGAATTGCTAAGGCGTTTTTAGTTTGATGATCTTCGGCCACATGAGGTGATGGAATGAAAAGAACGGGTTTACCTGCCAGCGCTAACTCTGATATTGTCCCGGCACCTGCTCGAGAAATGATCACATCTGCAGCAGCGTAGGCGAGATCCATACGGTCTACAAATTCCAACACCTTCACGGTTTCAGAATTGTAATTCTTATACTGCTCGTAATAAAGCTTCCCGCATTGCCATAAGATTTGCACATCTTGCTCTAGATTTTGTAACTGGGATTCTATCAGCTGATTCACTCTTCTAGCTCCTAGGCTGCCGCCTAACACAAGAAGGACTTTTCTACTCTTATCTGTCTGTAACCCAAAATGAGACAAAGCATCTTTTTTATTCACTGGAATATCAATCAGATCTTGACGCACTGGATTACCGGTGAGCTCTATTTTATTTTTAGGGAAGAAACGTTCCATGTGATCGCTTGCTACACAAATCTTTTGGACGCTTTTTGCCAATAGTTTATTTGTGATTCCGGGATAAGAATTTTGTTCTTGTATTAAGGTTGGAATACGGTTGCGGTGCGCCATATAAAGCAATGGCCCGCTGGCATAACCACCCGTTCCAATAGCCACATCTGGCTGGAAGTCGTTGATAATTTTTCTGGCGTCTAATAAACTCTTTACCACCTTGAAGGGAAATGCCAAATTCTTAGCAGATAAACTGCGCTGCAGTCCGCTTATCCACAGACCTCTAATCTCATAACCAGCCGCAGGAACTTTCTCCATCTCCATACGATCTTGAGCTCCCACAAAAAGGATCTCACAATCGCTCCATCGTCGACGGCATTCATTTGCAATCGAGATCGCTGGGTAAATGTGACCACCAGTGCCACCACCTGATATGATGATTCTATAAGGCTTCACTGAGAACGTCTAAGGGGTTCAACTCTTCCTCAGGAGTTTCCTGAGCTTTAATAGCTTGTCTTTTTGCACTGACGCTTAAAATAATTCCGATAGCGAGGCATGTCATCCAGATGGAAGTTCCCCCACTGGAGATGAGCGGCAAGGTCTGACCGGTAACTGGAAATAGATTTACAGCCACTGCCATGTTGATAAGCGCCTGTAAAACGATAGGAAAACCAACACCAATGACTAGCAGAGTACCAAAAATTGTATCTGCTTTATTTGCAATAACGACTACCCTAAACAATACGAGCATATAAACTAACAAGACTATACCGCCGCCTATCAAACCAAATTCCTCGATGATGATGGCATAAATAAAGTCACTGCTGGATTGTGGTAAAAAGTGTTTTTGCTGGCTCTTGCCTGGTCCTACACCACTGATGTATCCTGTGGCAATCGCAGTTTTTGCTTTATCTACTTGATATACAGAATCAGAATCTCCATCCCCTGCAAAGCTTTCAATACGACTCGCCCAAGTATCTACCCGATTAGGGAATACACCAGGCATGGCCTTCGCTAACAAAATGAAAAATGCAAGGGCTAGTAATCCAGCTCCAACGATTCCTAGTAAGTACTTCCACGGATAACCTCCTATAAAACAAATCAACAACACCATCAAAAAGATGATAGCCGTGGTTGAGAAGTTAGATGGCAAGATCAACATCAAGACTAAGCCTACCGGAAGCCAAAGTGGCAAGAGCGATTTTTTAAATTCGATCACTTTATCCTTCATAGAATTCAGGTAGCGCGCTACCCAAACCATCAGCACTACAGCGGCAAGAGTGCTGGTCTGAAAGCCAACACCCACTACTGGTATTTGAATCCACCTGCTTGCATTTGCACCACCCATCTGTGTACCTTGAAAGGCAGTAAAAATGAGCAGCACTACAACAATGGGCAACATAATAAAGCTTAGGCCCTTGAAGTAGTTGTAAGGTATTTTATGTACCGCATAGGCAATACCTAGGCCTAAGACTAAATGTGCAAAATGCTTGACTATATATTTCAAAGTATTCCCCTCGCCACCATTGAGGTATGCAAGGTTGCTGCTCGCACTGTACACAGGCAAGAACGAGAAGATCGCAAGCATTACTACTAATGCCCACAGGAATAAATCTCCAGATATGTAATCTTTAATTTTCAACTTATAATCCTCTTACGGCGTCTTTAAATTGGCGGCCTCTGTCTTCATAATTTTTAAATAAATCAAAACTGGCACAAGCTGGACTTAGTAATACATTGTCCCCAGCATCCGCTAGCTTATAAGCTACGCGTACTGCATCTTCCATTGAATTTGTTTCTACCATTTGATCCACACACCCACTAAATGCATTTACAATTTTAGAGTTGTCTGTTCCCAAACACACAATAGCTTTTACATGCTTATTAACTAGACCAAAGAGCTGGGAATAATCATTCCCTTTATCCACACCACCTACAATCCAGACAGTAGGATGCTCCATGCTATCAAGTGCATAGAAAGTGGCATTGACATTTGTGGCTTTAGAATCATTGATGTACTGCACTTTGTTAATCTTAAGCACCTGTTCTAGGCGGTGTTCTACACCTTGAAAGGATTGCATGCTCTGCCGGATCGTTTCCTTACGAATTTTTAAAAGTTTAGCGGTGGTTGCTGCTGCCATAGCATTGGCAGTGTTGTGTTGTCCCTTGAGGGAAAGTTGTTCAATCGGCATAGTGAATGGAGTTTGGTCAATCGCGACCTTTATTGTGTTGTTTGAAAGTGATGCACCGTATTCCAGTTCTCTTGTCATCGAGAAAGGAACTAGTGTAGATTTTGGTTTGTTTTTTTCTATTGCGCTGGTAATCGCCTCATCGTCTGCATTATAAACTAGGAAGTCATTTTCATCCTGATTCATAGCGATGCGCATTTTAGAGTCTATGTAGTTTTCAAATTTGTAATCGTAGCGGTCCAGGTGATCTGGAGTCACATTAAGCAATACAGCAATGTGAGGTTTGAAGTTTAAGATCCCGTCTAGCTGAAAACTACTTACTTCCAGCAATCGGTGTTCGGCAGGTCCTTCTACCAGTTGCTGGGCAAAGCTTTTACCTATGTTTCCTCCCATGGTATAATCCAATTCGGCTACCTGGAAAACGTGTCCTAATAAACTGGTGGTTGTGGTTTTACCATTGCT of the Nonlabens marinus S1-08 genome contains:
- a CDS encoding FtsW/RodA/SpoVE family cell cycle protein, producing MKIKDYISGDLFLWALVVMLAIFSFLPVYSASSNLAYLNGGEGNTLKYIVKHFAHLVLGLGIAYAVHKIPYNYFKGLSFIMLPIVVVLLIFTAFQGTQMGGANASRWIQIPVVGVGFQTSTLAAVVLMVWVARYLNSMKDKVIEFKKSLLPLWLPVGLVLMLILPSNFSTTAIIFLMVLLICFIGGYPWKYLLGIVGAGLLALAFFILLAKAMPGVFPNRVDTWASRIESFAGDGDSDSVYQVDKAKTAIATGYISGVGPGKSQQKHFLPQSSSDFIYAIIIEEFGLIGGGIVLLVYMLVLFRVVVIANKADTIFGTLLVIGVGFPIVLQALINMAVAVNLFPVTGQTLPLISSGGTSIWMTCLAIGIILSVSAKRQAIKAQETPEEELNPLDVLSEAL
- the murG gene encoding undecaprenyldiphospho-muramoylpentapeptide beta-N-acetylglucosaminyltransferase is translated as MKPYRIIISGGGTGGHIYPAISIANECRRRWSDCEILFVGAQDRMEMEKVPAAGYEIRGLWISGLQRSLSAKNLAFPFKVVKSLLDARKIINDFQPDVAIGTGGYASGPLLYMAHRNRIPTLIQEQNSYPGITNKLLAKSVQKICVASDHMERFFPKNKIELTGNPVRQDLIDIPVNKKDALSHFGLQTDKSRKVLLVLGGSLGARRVNQLIESQLQNLEQDVQILWQCGKLYYEQYKNYNSETVKVLEFVDRMDLAYAAADVIISRAGAGTISELALAGKPVLFIPSPHVAEDHQTKNALAIQDEDAALMIREQELEDNFPVIWKQLISDQPLREKLSANISKLAKPKATIDIVNHIEQLLHA
- the murD gene encoding UDP-N-acetylmuramoyl-L-alanine--D-glutamate ligase, with amino-acid sequence MSQEKFTYNFSNVVVLGGGISGVGAALLASDRGYEVFLSNRDELDSAFAKALQTQNIPYETGTHSIDRILKASLIVKSPGIPDTAPLIVQVTEAGIPVISEIEFAASHTAETIVAVTGSNGKTTTTSLLGHVFQVAELDYTMGGNIGKSFAQQLVEGPAEHRLLEVSSFQLDGILNFKPHIAVLLNVTPDHLDRYDYKFENYIDSKMRIAMNQDENDFLVYNADDEAITSAIEKNKPKSTLVPFSMTRELEYGASLSNNTIKVAIDQTPFTMPIEQLSLKGQHNTANAMAAATTAKLLKIRKETIRQSMQSFQGVEHRLEQVLKINKVQYINDSKATNVNATFYALDSMEHPTVWIVGGVDKGNDYSQLFGLVNKHVKAIVCLGTDNSKIVNAFSGCVDQMVETNSMEDAVRVAYKLADAGDNVLLSPACASFDLFKNYEDRGRQFKDAVRGL